Proteins encoded by one window of Aulosira sp. FACHB-615:
- a CDS encoding NB-ARC domain-containing protein: MNVEEVIKTIDHILLTNTGQHLKDVESVILRGAWQAKTYEQIADTCDYSLGYIKQVAAPKLWKLLSEVLGEDISKTNFRFILERLWEELLESIRYSSASSINQTAFRESLSETPVKNSENWGEIPEIGVFYGRTQELATLKEWLVNQHCRLVAVVGMGGVGKTTLAAKCVQQIQTEFDLIIWRDLRQDPLLSQLLTEISRLIESQQSYLIAQDIDAQITEFINFLRQYRCLVILDATTNLQQSSHTAGHYREGFEIYGKFLKRLGQEYHRSSVMWIGREKPKEIALMAGENCPVRSLSLQGLDSSAKEIFQKKKLLDPDTWDDLIQLYRGNPLALKIVANTIQELFGGKVSAFLKQETIVFGELNDILDEQFEYLSDLEQEILYWLAIECEPISLSQLRGDIVAPVTQAELMEAIESLLRRSLIERNVVEEDVLFSLQQPVVSQYVINQICERVCQEIREFSRHQKIETIEVLRILSLVQQKQKDAVIQEMQVRLVLKPIKNQLYKIFKDESLIESYLTKILSLLQGKTPLFVGYAKSNVNNLLLELKSDLSNISYR; the protein is encoded by the coding sequence ATGAATGTGGAAGAAGTCATAAAAACCATAGATCACATCCTTTTGACTAATACAGGTCAACACCTAAAAGATGTGGAATCTGTAATCCTCAGAGGAGCTTGGCAAGCTAAAACCTATGAACAGATTGCAGACACTTGCGATTACAGTTTGGGTTACATCAAACAAGTGGCAGCTCCTAAGCTGTGGAAATTATTATCAGAAGTTTTGGGAGAGGACATAAGTAAAACTAATTTCCGATTTATACTGGAACGCCTGTGGGAAGAGCTATTAGAAAGTATTCGATATTCGTCTGCATCGAGTATTAATCAGACAGCATTCAGAGAATCTTTGAGTGAAACGCCCGTAAAAAACTCGGAAAATTGGGGTGAAATACCGGAAATCGGCGTTTTCTATGGACGCACTCAAGAGCTTGCCACCTTAAAAGAGTGGTTAGTCAATCAACATTGTCGGCTAGTAGCAGTTGTGGGTATGGGGGGAGTTGGCAAGACAACATTAGCCGCAAAATGTGTTCAACAAATACAAACAGAATTTGATTTGATTATTTGGCGAGATTTACGCCAAGATCCATTACTGAGCCAATTGCTGACGGAAATCAGCCGACTTATAGAATCACAGCAGAGTTATCTAATTGCACAAGATATTGATGCTCAAATTACCGAATTTATTAATTTTCTCCGCCAATATCGTTGTCTTGTCATTTTAGATGCAACCACCAATCTTCAGCAAAGTAGTCATACAGCTGGACATTATCGAGAAGGTTTTGAAATTTACGGTAAATTCTTAAAAAGATTAGGGCAAGAGTATCATCGTAGTTCTGTGATGTGGATAGGGCGGGAGAAACCCAAAGAAATTGCCTTGATGGCAGGAGAAAATTGTCCGGTGCGTTCCTTATCTCTACAAGGTTTAGACTCATCAGCCAAGGAAATCTTTCAAAAGAAAAAGTTATTAGATCCAGATACTTGGGATGACTTGATTCAGCTTTATAGAGGTAATCCTTTAGCTTTGAAAATTGTTGCTAATACTATTCAAGAATTGTTTGGGGGTAAAGTTTCTGCCTTTTTGAAACAAGAGACAATAGTTTTTGGTGAACTGAACGATATTTTAGACGAGCAGTTTGAGTACCTATCAGATTTAGAGCAGGAAATCCTCTACTGGTTAGCAATTGAGTGTGAACCAATTTCTCTATCGCAATTACGTGGAGATATTGTAGCCCCCGTAACCCAGGCAGAATTAATGGAAGCGATAGAATCACTTTTGCGGCGATCGCTGATTGAAAGAAATGTGGTGGAAGAAGATGTTCTGTTTTCACTCCAGCAACCTGTAGTCTCTCAATATGTGATTAATCAAATTTGTGAGCGTGTTTGTCAAGAGATTCGGGAATTTAGCAGACACCAAAAAATTGAAACAATAGAGGTTTTGCGAATCCTATCTTTAGTGCAGCAGAAACAAAAAGATGCAGTTATTCAAGAAATGCAAGTCCGCTTAGTTCTAAAACCCATTAAAAACCAACTATATAAAATATTCAAAGATGAAAGTTTAATTGAATCATACCTCACCAAAATTCTTTCCCTTTTGCAAGGAAAAACTCCCTTGTTTGTTGGCTATGCCAAAAGTAATGTTAATAATCTGCTTTTAGAACTCAAATCAGATTTGAGTAACATCAGTTATCGATAA
- a CDS encoding AraC family transcriptional regulator, whose amino-acid sequence MVATICMAESSNPPLRLKLQQEELRFTQFLMERVPEPIFWIEPIAKPNAKVLYVNQAVCHLVGSSREQLVSMGIQDLNLDFLLNVWANFCKTDKQQHHTSFNTQYQRKDGYNLSLEITVTAIESEGKKYSYLLICHIKSQTVASGTSQPQVFQNISSQEDKPKYPSLKFPGNTLLNQVFNFIEGNYHQPISLCDVATAVGYCPAYLTNLVRRHTGKTVNHWIVERRMLAARNLLKESDLSVSQIAEAVGYQHEGHFFRQFRQNHKTTPQAWRKSQFICNGTSSMLLN is encoded by the coding sequence ATGGTTGCTACCATTTGCATGGCTGAGTCCAGTAATCCTCCATTAAGACTAAAATTACAACAAGAAGAACTACGCTTTACTCAGTTTTTGATGGAGCGTGTACCAGAGCCAATTTTCTGGATAGAGCCAATTGCAAAACCCAACGCCAAAGTTTTATACGTTAATCAAGCTGTTTGTCATTTAGTCGGTAGTTCCCGTGAACAGTTGGTATCTATGGGTATACAAGACCTGAACCTAGATTTTTTACTTAATGTTTGGGCGAATTTTTGTAAAACTGATAAACAGCAGCATCATACATCTTTTAATACTCAATACCAAAGAAAAGACGGTTATAACCTGTCATTAGAAATCACTGTTACTGCCATAGAATCGGAGGGCAAAAAATATAGTTATCTATTGATATGTCACATTAAGTCACAAACAGTTGCTTCAGGAACGTCACAACCTCAAGTATTCCAAAATATCTCTAGCCAGGAGGACAAACCAAAATATCCCTCATTAAAATTTCCTGGCAATACGCTATTAAATCAAGTATTTAACTTTATTGAGGGGAATTATCATCAACCGATTAGCTTGTGTGATGTAGCCACAGCAGTGGGTTACTGTCCGGCTTACTTAACTAACTTGGTACGTCGTCACACAGGAAAAACAGTTAATCATTGGATTGTTGAGCGCAGGATGTTAGCAGCACGTAATCTGCTTAAAGAAAGTGATTTGTCGGTAAGTCAGATTGCTGAAGCTGTAGGTTATCAACATGAAGGACATTTCTTCCGACAGTTTCGCCAGAATCATAAGACTACGCCCCAAGCTTGGAGGAAATCTCAGTTTATCTGCAATGGTACATCTTCAATGTTGCTGAATTAG
- a CDS encoding S-layer family protein, with product MAERTLAQSQIVPDDTLGTEKSQIINNFNGVAQEGITGGSVRGMNLFHSFREFNVGEARTVYFANPTGIENIFARVTGSSRSEILGKLGVLGNANLFLLNPNGIIFGRGASLDISGSFVATSANSIKFGEQGFFSASSPQPVPLLTVKPSALFFNQIHAASIENSSIAAAGVNQVNNPVLGLRVADGNSLLLVGGNVLNTGRLNALGGRVELASVASVGEVGLSIDGKNLALTLPQELVRGDISLRNGAIVNVAGDGGGAIALSGRNIDISEGSSLNAGMTTNLGTPVIRAGDITLNATQAISLSQSSRIINQVGVNATGNSGNINIQADSVNLTNGSDLITSTFGEGSSGGIFIDVKGAVTLDGEDKNGVPSRIVSQVRESAIGNSGDIQITADSLNLTGGGLLTSSTFGKGNAGRITIDVRGAVNLDGETTNGTASKIISQVVSSAIGNGGNIEITADSLNLSNGAFVSNSTFGMGNGGSITIDVKGAVNLDGESNDGIPSAIVSNAEETAIGNGGDIKITADSLTLLNGTLFSNSTFGVGNGGSITIDVKGSVKLDGESTNGDPSVIGSQVGWSAIGDGGDIKITADSLTLSQGTALSNVAFGNGNAGSIFIDVKGAVNLDGESRNGIINTTIITQVQETAIGDGGDIKIKAGSLNLFNGSFLSTNTFGKGNAGNIVIDVKDAVNLDGKGTNGFSSEITSKAENTAIGDGGNIDLKAHSLNLNQGANLSASTLGQGKGGNIQIETSEVVNLSNDAEISVNSRSQSDAGDLSIKTNSLTLQGRSRLLADTFSSEGGNIQLQIGDLLLLRDNSSISTTAGLQETGGNGGNIDINTKFLVAVPNENSDITANAFSGKGGLIRINAQGIFGIETSETLTKRSDITAFSQQNPLLNGEIIINTPNADISNELAALPTNVVDVSRLIAQGCAASTVANRQSPSQFIITGRGGIPPQPNHALRVPAIAVSENTLTTNTPNKHLNITPIFEANSWTFDHQGQVTLSFSPTAHTSTWRINGGKCQNNS from the coding sequence ATGGCAGAACGTACTCTAGCCCAGAGTCAGATTGTGCCAGATGATACCTTGGGAACAGAAAAATCCCAAATCATCAACAACTTCAACGGAGTTGCACAAGAAGGAATCACGGGTGGAAGTGTGCGAGGGATGAACCTGTTTCACAGTTTCCGAGAATTTAACGTGGGGGAAGCAAGAACTGTGTATTTTGCAAATCCTACGGGAATCGAAAACATTTTTGCGAGAGTAACAGGGAGTAGTCGTTCGGAAATATTGGGCAAGTTGGGAGTACTAGGCAATGCCAACCTATTTTTGCTCAATCCCAATGGCATTATCTTTGGCAGAGGTGCAAGTTTAGATATTAGTGGTTCATTTGTTGCCACATCAGCTAATAGTATTAAATTTGGCGAACAAGGATTTTTCAGTGCTTCATCTCCACAACCAGTCCCACTGTTGACAGTGAAACCATCAGCCTTATTTTTTAATCAAATTCATGCAGCATCAATCGAAAATAGTTCAATAGCAGCAGCAGGAGTAAATCAAGTCAATAATCCTGTATTGGGGTTGAGAGTAGCTGATGGAAATAGCTTGCTGTTAGTGGGGGGAAATGTGCTGAATACAGGGCGATTAAATGCCTTGGGTGGACGGGTGGAGTTAGCTAGTGTAGCCAGTGTTGGGGAAGTCGGGTTAAGTATTGATGGTAAAAATCTGGCTTTGACATTGCCACAAGAACTGGTACGGGGTGATATCTCACTGAGGAATGGGGCTATTGTGAATGTAGCAGGTGATGGTGGTGGTGCGATCGCTCTGAGTGGTAGAAATATTGATATAAGTGAAGGCAGTTCTCTGAATGCAGGTATGACCACAAATTTAGGAACACCAGTAATAAGAGCAGGAGATATTACTTTAAACGCCACACAAGCCATATCGTTGAGTCAATCTAGTCGTATAATCAACCAAGTCGGTGTGAATGCGACGGGGAATAGTGGCAATATTAATATTCAGGCAGATTCAGTCAATTTAACTAATGGCAGTGATTTAATTACCTCTACCTTTGGAGAAGGAAGTTCTGGCGGCATTTTTATAGATGTCAAAGGTGCTGTTACCCTCGATGGTGAAGACAAAAATGGCGTTCCCAGTAGAATTGTATCTCAAGTAAGAGAGTCAGCAATTGGAAATAGTGGCGATATTCAGATCACAGCAGACTCACTCAATCTGACGGGTGGTGGTTTGTTGACTAGTAGTACCTTCGGTAAGGGGAATGCTGGCAGAATTACTATAGATGTCAGAGGTGCTGTTAACCTGGATGGTGAAACTACAAATGGTACTGCTAGTAAAATTATATCTCAAGTAGTTAGCTCGGCAATTGGCAACGGTGGCAATATTGAGATCACAGCAGACTCCCTAAATCTTTCAAATGGCGCTTTTGTGAGTAATAGCACCTTTGGAATGGGGAATGGTGGTAGCATTACCATCGATGTGAAAGGTGCTGTTAACCTAGATGGTGAAAGCAATGATGGTATTCCTAGTGCAATTGTTAGTAACGCAGAAGAAACAGCAATTGGCAATGGTGGGGATATTAAGATTACAGCAGACTCCCTAACTCTCTTAAATGGCACTTTGTTTAGTAATAGTACCTTTGGAGTGGGAAATGGTGGTAGCATTACTATCGATGTGAAAGGTAGTGTTAAACTTGATGGTGAAAGCACCAATGGCGATCCTAGCGTAATTGGCTCTCAGGTAGGATGGTCGGCAATTGGAGATGGTGGAGATATTAAGATCACAGCAGATTCCCTAACTCTCTCCCAAGGAACTGCTTTAAGTAATGTTGCCTTTGGAAATGGGAATGCTGGTAGCATTTTTATAGATGTGAAAGGTGCTGTTAACCTGGATGGTGAAAGCCGAAACGGTATTATTAATACTACAATTATTACTCAAGTACAAGAGACAGCGATTGGAGATGGTGGAGATATTAAAATCAAAGCAGGCTCCCTGAATCTATTCAATGGTAGTTTTTTGAGTACCAATACTTTTGGAAAGGGGAATGCCGGAAACATTGTTATAGATGTGAAAGATGCCGTTAACCTTGATGGTAAAGGCACAAATGGCTTTTCTAGTGAAATCACCTCTAAAGCAGAAAACACAGCAATTGGAGATGGTGGCAATATTGATCTAAAAGCACATTCACTAAATTTAAACCAGGGAGCTAACCTGAGTGCGAGTACATTAGGGCAAGGAAAAGGTGGAAATATTCAAATAGAGACATCTGAGGTTGTCAATTTGAGTAATGATGCCGAAATTTCTGTGAATAGCCGAAGCCAAAGTGATGCAGGTGATTTGAGCATCAAAACTAACTCTCTGACTCTGCAAGGGCGATCGCGGTTATTGGCAGATACATTCAGCAGCGAAGGTGGTAATATTCAATTGCAGATAGGAGACTTACTGCTGCTCAGAGACAATAGCAGCATTTCCACCACCGCCGGACTGCAAGAAACAGGCGGTAATGGCGGCAATATTGACATTAACACCAAATTTTTAGTCGCTGTTCCCAATGAAAATAGCGATATTACCGCCAATGCTTTTTCAGGTAAAGGTGGCTTGATTCGGATTAATGCACAGGGAATTTTTGGCATCGAAACAAGTGAAACCCTAACTAAGCGCAGCGATATCACTGCCTTTTCCCAACAAAACCCCCTACTCAACGGTGAAATTATTATTAATACTCCAAATGCAGATATCAGCAATGAGTTAGCGGCTTTACCCACAAATGTGGTCGATGTTAGCAGGCTGATTGCTCAAGGGTGTGCAGCATCAACCGTGGCTAACAGACAGTCCCCAAGCCAATTTATCATTACAGGACGAGGAGGTATACCACCACAACCTAATCATGCTTTACGTGTTCCCGCGATCGCTGTTTCTGAAAATACTCTCACCACTAACACACCAAACAAACACTTAAATATTACTCCCATTTTTGAAGCCAATAGTTGGACTTTTGATCACCAAGGACAAGTGACGTTGAGTTTCAGTCCCACTGCTCACACTTCTACTTGGAGAATAAATGGTGGTAAATGTCAAAATAATTCCTAG
- a CDS encoding filamentous hemagglutinin N-terminal domain-containing protein has protein sequence MKSTLVFLGSVNGLLLILETMLFWSSCVKAQVVSDGTLNTTVNSANAQNFIIENGTVVNNNLFHSFSQFSIPTGGSATFDLGNTPNISTIFSRVTGGSISHIDGLIQSINHQNPVNLFLINPSGIIFGGNAQININGSFIASTASSIKFADGSQFSTKEPTEPLLTVSIPIGLQIGANSGAIQVQGSGHNITRVGLSLLNRRAAKHTGLQVAPGRTLALVAGNISLDGGLLIADSGQIDLTALSNGEWILGQGNKFSTVNTTPNTQFGNIHLQSAALVDVSGMKSGTVQLRGRNITLQDGSMIVGQSLGEQISGDIQVIGTQSLVISGTNPAVSSRIATQSLGDGRGGNINISVPRLLLHDGGTIVAQTFSAADSGDINIQANDFIGMRGSSAVDATDLSAITTATFNTGSSGKLTVSTNILDIRDGAQITNSTLGKGNASHLIINANKLINIQGNSNAAISNSAIVSNSFGEGNGGQILVNTPILQLKNGGAILSSGYSSGNAGDITINAKESVEIVNSSTFDFSPVGTTFLNSRISSDIVTPPDFLQAILGLPTIATGNSGSIVINTHQITLTNGASVSVANTAPRKNGQANVGDLKITTNYLTLQGRSRLLADTFSSEGGNIQLQIGDLLLLRDNSSISTTAGLQETGGNGGNININTKFLVAVPDENSDITANAFSGKGGLIRINAQGIFGIETSENLTKRSDITAFSQQNPLLNGEIIINTPNADISNELAALPTNVVDVSRLITQGCAASTVANRQSPSQFIITGRGGIPPQPNHALRVPAIAVSENTLTTNTPNKHLNITPIFEANSWTFDHQGQVTLNFIPKPHIANKCYGSEKN, from the coding sequence ATGAAATCAACCTTGGTTTTTTTAGGTTCAGTAAATGGTTTGCTGCTGATCTTAGAAACAATGCTTTTCTGGTCTAGCTGCGTTAAAGCACAGGTTGTTTCTGATGGTACACTCAATACAACTGTCAATTCTGCCAATGCTCAAAATTTCATCATTGAAAACGGCACTGTGGTAAATAACAATTTATTCCACAGTTTTAGTCAGTTTTCCATTCCTACAGGTGGATCTGCTACCTTTGATTTAGGAAATACACCCAATATATCAACAATTTTCAGTCGTGTGACTGGCGGTAGTATTTCTCATATCGATGGCTTGATTCAGAGCATCAATCACCAAAATCCCGTCAATTTATTCTTAATAAATCCTAGTGGCATTATTTTCGGAGGTAATGCACAGATTAATATTAATGGTTCCTTTATCGCTTCGACAGCATCGAGTATAAAATTCGCCGATGGTTCGCAATTTAGTACCAAAGAACCTACCGAGCCTCTGCTAACAGTTAGTATACCAATTGGACTACAAATTGGAGCTAATTCAGGTGCGATTCAGGTGCAAGGTTCGGGTCACAATATCACCAGAGTTGGTTTATCTTTACTCAATAGACGAGCAGCGAAACATACAGGTTTACAAGTTGCTCCTGGTCGGACTTTAGCTTTAGTAGCAGGAAACATCAGCCTTGATGGCGGTTTACTCATTGCTGACTCTGGTCAAATTGATTTAACAGCTTTGAGTAATGGTGAATGGATTCTGGGACAAGGGAATAAATTCTCAACCGTTAATACAACACCTAATACCCAATTTGGAAATATTCACCTGCAATCTGCGGCACTAGTAGATGTTAGTGGAATGAAGTCAGGTACAGTTCAGTTAAGGGGTAGAAACATCACTTTACAAGATGGCTCAATGATTGTGGGACAATCCCTGGGTGAACAAATCAGTGGGGATATACAAGTCATTGGAACTCAGTCATTAGTGATCAGTGGTACAAATCCAGCAGTTTCCAGTCGGATTGCTACTCAATCATTAGGTGATGGCAGAGGAGGGAATATTAACATTTCTGTACCTCGTTTGTTACTACATGATGGAGGTACGATTGTTGCCCAAACCTTTAGTGCAGCAGACAGTGGGGATATTAATATTCAAGCTAATGATTTTATTGGTATGAGGGGCAGTTCTGCTGTTGATGCTACTGATTTGAGTGCAATTACAACGGCAACCTTTAACACTGGCTCATCAGGAAAATTGACAGTATCAACTAATATTTTAGACATTAGAGATGGCGCACAGATTACAAATTCCACATTAGGTAAAGGAAATGCCAGTCATCTGATTATCAATGCCAATAAATTAATTAATATTCAGGGTAATTCTAATGCGGCAATTTCTAATAGTGCAATTGTTTCCAACTCTTTTGGAGAAGGTAACGGAGGACAAATTCTTGTTAATACCCCTATCCTTCAACTCAAAAACGGCGGTGCAATTCTCTCTAGTGGATATTCTAGCGGTAATGCAGGTGACATCACAATTAATGCCAAAGAATCTGTTGAAATTGTTAATTCCAGTACTTTCGATTTTAGTCCTGTCGGTACAACATTTCTCAATAGTCGAATTAGCTCTGATATTGTGACTCCGCCTGATTTTCTACAAGCTATTTTAGGACTGCCAACAATTGCCACAGGTAATTCTGGCTCAATTGTAATTAATACTCATCAGATAACATTAACTAATGGTGCTAGTGTGTCTGTTGCTAATACTGCTCCGAGAAAAAATGGACAGGCGAATGTAGGGGATTTAAAAATTACAACTAATTATCTAACTCTGCAAGGGCGATCGCGGTTATTGGCAGATACATTCAGCAGCGAAGGTGGTAATATTCAATTGCAGATAGGAGACTTACTGCTGCTCAGAGACAATAGCAGCATTTCCACCACCGCCGGACTGCAAGAAACAGGCGGTAATGGCGGCAATATTAATATCAACACCAAATTTTTAGTCGCTGTTCCCGATGAAAATAGCGATATTACTGCCAATGCTTTTTCAGGTAAAGGTGGCTTGATTCGGATTAATGCACAGGGAATTTTTGGCATCGAAACAAGTGAAAACCTAACTAAGCGCAGCGATATCACTGCCTTTTCCCAACAAAACCCCCTACTCAACGGTGAAATTATTATTAATACTCCAAATGCAGATATCAGCAATGAGTTAGCGGCTTTACCCACAAATGTGGTCGATGTTAGCAGGCTGATTACTCAAGGATGTGCAGCATCAACCGTGGCTAACAGACAGTCCCCAAGCCAATTTATCATTACAGGACGAGGCGGTATACCACCACAACCTAATCATGCGTTACGTGTTCCGGCGATCGCTGTTTCTGAAAATACTCTCACCACTAACACACCAAACAAACACTTAAATATTACTCCCATTTTTGAAGCCAATAGTTGGACTTTTGATCACCAAGGACAAGTGACGTTGAACTTTATCCCCAAGCCGCATATTGCTAATAAATGCTATGGTTCTGAGAAAAACTAA
- a CDS encoding CHAT domain-containing protein, whose protein sequence is MVLRKTNWRYRFSQRLKIVIFFLLGIILFINVSGLLSDLAIATTPAINAEKLEFEGKVLYEAGQFDAAVSVWQQAAHIYQKAGNEEGKLRNLINVAEALQANGMDLKACNQILQAFDINQPDCRKLAQERNSSQSNSWLSTLASRKNSLSTANGLKSLGDVLQKLNRPDLSIKVLNISLQVAQNLSSPTLESSALLSLGNAQRTLGERTQIQRGRINQQNSSPLSCEEQAKDEAEILFYQQANSLYQKAAAKSISSQIWTQAQLNYLSLLLKINQLTIAQNLVPQIESQLEELPIEQATVFNHINFAQSLICFNQFSPIKTVDVKDIAQQLIIAWRQAKSLGNQRAESYAIGYLAWLYEQNQQYSEALALTQKALIQAQTISANDMSYQWQWQLGYILREQGNIQEAIAAYNAAIETLKSLRLDLAAINSQLQFSFREKVEPVYRQLVNLLLLNQEASELNANNNLKQARNTIESLQLAEIENFLQEPCLKPRIEIDQIIEKSDTKAAVIYPIILENKLAIILKFPQQQELRYYATSISKENVETTLNNLQKYLPNVTKAFQVKILSQQVYDWLIRPLEADLKSNSIETLVFVLDGNLRSIPMSVLYDKEQQKYLIEKYAIAIAPTLQLFEAKPLRNSSMKVLAAGVSEKRSIAGQEFSPLTNVKKELENIQTKIPQSESLLNNKFTRINIENKLRSSDFSVVHLATHSQFSSNPDQTFILTWDKLLKIEDLVDLLQPSSFNGSNSIELLVLSSCETATGDRQATLGLAGITVKIGAESTLASLWSIDDFSTSEIMNYFYQELKKGTSRAKALQQAQLALLKKENRPYFWSGFVLVGNWL, encoded by the coding sequence ATGGTTCTGAGAAAAACTAATTGGCGCTACAGATTTTCCCAGCGACTAAAAATAGTTATCTTTTTTTTGTTAGGGATAATTTTATTTATCAATGTTTCAGGTCTATTATCTGATCTGGCAATTGCAACAACACCTGCAATCAACGCGGAAAAATTAGAATTTGAAGGAAAAGTCCTTTACGAAGCTGGACAATTTGACGCAGCTGTAAGCGTTTGGCAGCAGGCGGCTCATATTTACCAAAAAGCAGGTAATGAAGAAGGTAAACTGCGAAATTTAATTAATGTTGCCGAAGCTCTGCAAGCTAACGGGATGGATCTCAAAGCCTGCAATCAAATATTACAAGCTTTTGACATTAACCAGCCTGATTGCCGGAAATTAGCCCAAGAGCGTAACAGTTCACAAAGCAATTCATGGTTGTCAACCCTTGCATCGAGAAAAAATTCTCTGAGTACAGCCAATGGTTTGAAGAGTTTAGGCGATGTGTTGCAAAAACTCAATCGCCCAGATTTGTCAATCAAAGTATTAAACATCAGTTTACAAGTTGCTCAAAATTTATCATCACCAACATTAGAAAGTTCAGCCTTGTTGAGTTTAGGCAATGCTCAACGAACTTTAGGAGAAAGAACACAAATTCAAAGAGGCAGAATTAATCAACAAAACTCTAGTCCTTTAAGTTGTGAAGAGCAAGCTAAGGATGAGGCTGAAATTTTATTTTATCAGCAAGCTAATTCGCTATATCAAAAAGCCGCAGCTAAATCCATATCTAGCCAAATTTGGACGCAAGCACAACTCAATTATCTGAGTCTGCTGCTAAAAATTAATCAGCTAACAATAGCACAAAATTTAGTTCCACAAATTGAGTCACAGCTAGAGGAATTACCTATTGAGCAAGCTACAGTTTTTAACCACATTAATTTTGCTCAAAGTTTAATTTGTTTTAATCAATTCTCACCTATCAAAACTGTTGATGTGAAAGATATTGCTCAACAGTTGATCATAGCTTGGCGACAAGCAAAAAGCCTGGGTAATCAGCGTGCTGAATCTTATGCTATTGGCTATCTGGCTTGGCTTTATGAACAGAACCAGCAATACTCAGAAGCTTTAGCCCTGACGCAAAAAGCACTTATACAAGCGCAAACAATTTCGGCTAATGATATGTCCTATCAGTGGCAATGGCAACTCGGATATATTCTCAGAGAGCAGGGGAATATTCAAGAGGCGATCGCTGCTTATAATGCAGCTATTGAGACATTAAAATCTCTGCGGCTTGATCTGGCTGCTATCAACTCTCAGTTACAGTTTTCTTTTCGGGAAAAAGTTGAGCCAGTGTATCGTCAACTGGTTAATTTACTCTTATTAAATCAAGAGGCTTCTGAGTTAAACGCAAATAATAATCTCAAGCAAGCCCGAAATACAATAGAGTCATTACAGTTAGCCGAAATAGAAAACTTTTTGCAAGAGCCTTGTTTAAAACCTCGAATTGAAATTGATCAAATTATCGAAAAAAGCGATACCAAAGCAGCCGTTATTTATCCTATTATTCTAGAAAATAAATTAGCGATTATTTTAAAATTTCCCCAACAACAAGAACTGCGATATTATGCAACTTCCATATCCAAGGAAAATGTAGAAACAACTCTCAATAATTTACAAAAATATTTGCCTAATGTAACTAAAGCGTTTCAAGTAAAAATTTTATCTCAACAAGTTTATGATTGGTTAATTCGTCCTCTAGAAGCAGATTTAAAATCTAACAGCATAGAAACTTTAGTCTTTGTCTTAGATGGGAATCTGCGTAGTATTCCTATGTCAGTTTTATATGATAAAGAACAACAAAAATATCTAATCGAAAAGTATGCGATCGCCATAGCACCTACTTTACAACTTTTTGAGGCTAAACCTCTACGCAATTCGTCAATGAAAGTCTTAGCAGCAGGAGTTAGCGAAAAACGCTCTATTGCAGGTCAAGAATTTTCTCCTCTAACTAATGTTAAGAAAGAATTAGAGAATATCCAGACAAAAATACCCCAAAGTGAAAGTCTTCTCAATAATAAGTTTACGAGAATCAACATAGAAAACAAACTGCGATCATCAGATTTTTCTGTAGTTCATCTAGCCACCCACAGTCAATTTAGTTCTAACCCTGATCAAACCTTTATTCTCACTTGGGATAAACTACTCAAGATAGAAGATTTAGTTGACCTACTGCAACCAAGTAGTTTCAATGGCTCTAATTCTATTGAGTTGCTAGTTTTAAGCTCCTGCGAAACTGCTACAGGCGATCGCCAAGCAACGTTAGGATTAGCTGGAATCACCGTTAAAATAGGAGCAGAAAGCACTTTAGCAAGTCTATGGTCAATCGATGATTTTTCTACTAGTGAAATCATGAATTATTTTTATCAAGAATTAAAGAAAGGAACAAGCAGAGCTAAAGCACTCCAGCAGGCTCAATTAGCTTTATTAAAAAAAGAGAATCGTCCTTATTTTTGGTCAGGTTTTGTCTTAGTAGGCAATTGGCTTTAA